GCCTTTCCACAGCACGATCATCAGGATCCTTGAGACGAACAGTGGAAGAAGTTTCTGTATGTCATCTGTTTACGATGTCCTGGAAGAAAAATTCATCGAAAACGGAGCGTATGAAAAACTTCCCGGGAACCAGCAGACGCTCCGCAACTATATCCACTATCTTGAGGATTCCGGACAGATCGATAGGGAACCGGAGCATCGTCGTATCTATGATTATGTTTTTGACACCCCGCCTGGAGAACAGATGCTGATCGACTTCGGTGAGGAGACTCTCTCAAAAACAACGCACATCCATTTCATCTGCCTTTTGCTACGTTACAGTCGTTTTTTATGTGTTTATGCACAGGATCACAAGTATAACTCGGAAGAAGCCTGTAAGGCGATCTATCATAGTTTCTGCCGGCTTGGAGGGCGTCCTAAAGAACTGGTCATCGACCAGGACGCCGTGTTTGTCGCCAGTGAAACCTATGGTGAAGTCATTAAGACCAGAACCTTTGAAGATTTCTGTACAGAACAGGATATCCGGCTCTGGGTATGCAATAAAGCGGATCCTGAAAGCAAGGGACCTATCGAAAACTCTGTTGGGTTCGTGAAGAAAAACTTCTTCAGCGCACGGAAAGTCACCTGTATCGATGATGTGTGGCGTTCCCTTCCCGGATGGCTGGAACGCAAAAACCAGCGGATCCACCGTTCCACCTTACGGGTCCCAAAAGCAGTCTACGACAGCGTTGAAAAGTCAGACATGCGGCCGCTTCTTCCATCCGTGTATGAAACATCTCCGAATACGTTCCGTACTTATGAAATCGCGGCATTGCCTTACGTCCTGTATAGATCATGCAGGTATTCGGTTCCCCGTGATTATGCTTTCAAAACGGTACGCTTCAAAGTTGTCAGTGGGAAGATCCACATTTATGATGACCAGCTGAACTATATCTGTTCCCATAATCTCAGCGAGAGGAAAGGAAGTGTCAATCAGCTCCCGGAACACCGGAAACAGGACTCCGGAGACTGGATCGAGATCATGGAACGTCTCCGCGAGAAATGGAACTGCTATGACTTCCAGCACTTCATCAATGGTGTAAAAAAGGAAAATCCACGGCATATCTCCAAACAGCTTCGGGCAATTGAACAGTTCCTTGATTCTGAGAATCCGGATAAATCCCTGGTAGCACAGGTGATGAAGGAATGCTGCCAGAAATACCGGTATCAGTTCTCGCAGTTTAAAGTTGTTTACAGCCTTGCAAAAGCCGGCCGGGAACTGGCTACAGACGACTGCCGCGCACAGGTTCCATCCGGCAGTGTCAGCTATACAGATCTTTCCATTTATGCAAAAGCCTTTCAGGAACGCACAGTGAGGAAGGAGGCTGCTGCTCGATGAACCGTGAGATCTTAAAAAGTATGGATACCGGTCATATCCCTGTACAGCGGCTCACAGCCCTGCTTGAAACGTTTACCTTAAAGCACGCGGCGCGTATGCTTCCGGATCTTCTGGAAACCGCAGATCTTCAGGACTCCTCCCGCAGGGAATTCCTTCTGGCTGTTCTCGAGACCGAAGTCAAAGGTCGGAATGAACGGCGTCGGAAGCGTAACTATTCCGCAGCGCATTTTCCTCCAAATATCCGACCATTGGAAGAGTTTGATCCGGAAGAGCTGGAGTCAGGTATCACCCACGCGCAGCTCTCCGTATTGAAAGAATTATCCTGGCTGGACAACTACGGAAACCTTGTCTTTGCGGGGCCTCCGGGCCTCGGCAAGACCATGGTCGCCTGTGGTCTTGGTCTACAGGCTGTCAACAGTGGCTATACTGTATGTTTTGAGAAGATGACCAACCTGATCAAGATTCTCGACACCGCAGAAACAGAGCGCGCAGCCGGATTCCGACTCAAAAATATCAAGAAAGCACAGCTTGTCATCATTGATGAGATCGGCTATACACCGATCAGCCGCGGACAGGCAAACCGCTTTTTCACATTTATCAGTGACACCTATGAAACCAGTTCCATCATCTTTACCACCAACAAAGAGATCGTTGACTGGGCTGAGATGATGGGGGATCCAGTACTTACCACTGCAATGCTGGACCGGATCCTGCACCATGCCAAGTGCTATTCTTTCCGCGGGGAATCCTACCGGCTGAAGCACCCTGACCTGTACCCGCAGGGAGAAACTGGGATGTAAAAAATCTGCTTACCGGGTAAAGTAAAAAAGTGCTTACCTTACGATGTAAAAATCTGCTTACCAAGGTATGTAAAAAACTCCTTACCATACGGTGTAAAAAACATCTTACCTAACAATGTAAAAAAGTGCTTGACATTTGCATACGGTTGTTAATCCGCCGGTATATCCAGCTTCCTGCAGCCGCTCAAAGCATACCGAAGAATTCGTGACGCCTTTTCGGAGCAGTCCGTCAATAATGCCGCTATATCCGGTCAGAACTGTAGATGTGACTTTTTGTCCTGTCCTCCCATGTGGTGTAACAATAAAGTTATTCTCTTTTAAGTGCCTTAGCCTGGATCTGCTAATTCCGGTCCGGCGTTCCAGTTCTGCAAGATTAATTTTGGCAAGGCTGAAATTTTCGCCTTGTTCCTGCTTTATTTCGTTGATTGCTTGTGTTATGATTTTTTGTAAGTCATTACATGTAGCATCTTCGTGCATAAATCCTCCTTTTCTGATGCATTGGCTTATCATCAGTATAAGAGGATGAAGACCTGTATGTAATGGCTTTTTTAATTTGACTAGGATTGGCTATTTTAGCCTGACACTAGATGGTTATTTTAACCCGACGCTAATAGCATCTGCAATCCGCTCTTCCAGGCTCATATTTTTCTTTATTTTTGATAGATCTGAACTCCTTTTTTCTCCCTTTTTTCTTTTAATATTTTGATGATGGTTTTCATGAAACGCAAATTCTTTATCCCAATGAGCCTTTATTTGCTCACCCAGCCACAAAATCCATTCGCCGTCTTCCCCGTAATAATATCCTTTTTTATCCAAATAACTGATATCACTTTCATTAATCAAACCATATGCCAGGAGCATAGCTTTCCACACGTCAACTAATTCATAGAAAAATGGCATCTTAAGATGGGAACGCATTCCACGCATCTCTTCCATCATCGAATTGATCATTCCATAAACCGTACAACCCCTATTGATACATACTACCTGTGATTCAATACTTCCTGCATAATCTGTCCATTTGATGATATCTGCTATTTTTTCTAACACTTCCTGCTTCTTCCGCTGTGCTAAAATATATTCTTCATCCAAACTTATCTCTCTGTCACCAATAAAACACATCTCCACTTGATCTGATTTCTCTACCCCGTCCGGAATTTTATATCTGTATGTTTCTTTTCCATGGTCATCATACCGAAACATCGCTTTTTCAAGAAGATATTTCTTTTTTTCTTCCGATATCTCATCAAAATATTCTTTTTCGACACCAAAAAAACTGGCTAACTGCTCACGTCTTTGCTCCGGAATATCTTTTTTCCCATTTTCCCAGGAATTCAAATCCTGTCTGGTTACACCTATTATCTCTGCCAATTCACTCAAAGATATATTGCAACGAGTTCTGATATATTTTAATCCATTCATTTTTTCCCTCCAGAAAAAATTATATAATCCGTGCACGTTCAATATATTTTCATATTATCTTTGGTTTACAGCATACGTCAACCTGTAACCTGCTCTAACATCCTCAAATTTTCTGCAATACTACCAGTAATTCATTTTTAATCTCATCATTTTTTACTATTTGACGAGATTAAAACGCAAATGACGAATATAACATTTCATTAATTGCACTAGAATTAAGTGAATATCTCCGATGGTTTTCACTCTAGACTAACGGCATGCCCGTTATACCACAAAAATACCACCAGTCAAAAGCGACTGATGGTATCTACTTAACTTTTTCCATATATTCCAAAACCTGTTCTAATAACGGGCCAGCTCCACATTCGATAAATTCCTGCCTTTCTTCAGCTGTTGCTTTAAGCATTTCTTTTTCCACTTGCAATTTTATTCTTTTCCACTCTTCGTCAGAATGTTCTCCAAAGAAAATTTTCTTTTTTAGTTTTTCTAGGCTATTCATTGCCATATAATTCATATTACTCCTCTATACTTCCCTATTTCTTTTGGAATTCCACATTTAATTTAGGTAACATTATAAAAACATTGGCTTCAGCCGGTTTTCTAACCCCCTCGAATTTGAGGTTTCAAATCTGTATTTTAACCCCGTAAGCAGAAAAGTATTTGGCGGGTGTGCCCTTTCCCGCATTTCTTTTGACCTATAAGGTGCGTAGCAGCACAATCTCTACTTCAAATATTTTTCTGCTTTACGCCATCTCTATTTATCTATCCTTGCCAGCAAGACTACCGCCTTATATGCAGCCTCCTTTCAGATTTTTCATGGGAATAAATTAAACAACCTCTTCTATCGCATGAATAATATTTTCATTCATACGGTCATAAGATTTCCAATCTTCTTTTCTGATCTTTATTCCTGCCCTGATTGACAAAAATTTTAATAATTCAATAATCTCTTCTGGCCGAATAGAAGCATCGCGTAAAATGCTTTCCTCCGTTATTGCTACAATCTCATGTGCTGCGTAATTCCTGATTTCCCTTTCCACCTCTCTAATTTTCTCTATTGAACTTATTACCTTTAAATCTTCTTCTTTGGCAAGAATAATTTCACTCACGTAATCAGAAGAGAGCGGATTCTCTTTTAGCATTGGATATTTTCTTTTCAGAATAGCCAAAATATCTGGCGCCGATTTTTCCATTTTATTGATATTCAGATACCAGATCCCTTTTCGACTTCTCACACAAAACTTTTCTTCAGAAACCCCTTGTTTTTTTCGCATATACACAAGAAGGATATCTAATACTACAGGGGTAATCGCACGGATATAATCTGCATATTGCCGTTTCCGCAATTTGATATTTAAATTTATCAAATATTCTATAATGTCTTTTTCTTCTCCAACTGCGATCTGCAAAACATCCTGCGTTTCTTTTCCCAAAAGCTTTTGCGCACCTGAGATGTCCAGGAGATTTCTTCTTTCTGCCGCTTTCAAATACAAAACTGCTTTTCCCGATAAGGCTCCCTCCATATTTTCAGCCAACATTAAAGCCGCAGAATAATCATATTCTCTTATTAAACGCTTTATATTTTCCTTTTGAATGTTTAAAAATAATGTATCTGTTTTTGATCGGGAACTTCTATCGATAAATGTTTCCTGATTATCCAGATTGCATTCCCATTGTAACTTCACATCGTAATGATCCGTATCTTCATGCTCTTTATTTGCTGCTTTTGCAGGCGTTTCTACTTGAATGGCAGTATATCGTTCCGGATAAAGGCTGGCCAAAACCTGAAGACCCATTTTCATGGCTGGCGTTCCAGATGAAACATTAAAAAGGATTTCCCCTTCATTTTCCTTCTCAATCTCTTGCAGACATCTTTTAAATTCTTCATAAAAATCATCCAGTTTATGAACATATACTAGTTCCGGTCTCTTAATAATTTCTATTTCAAAATTATGATCCAGCAATTCTCCCAATTTTTCAAGGCAAAAAACATATCTGTTGTCACTCTCATGATCTTGCAAAATCTCTTTTGACATATATAAATATACTTTATCCGGTTTATAAATCCGACAAATATGTAGCATCGACCCATCTCTTTGATTAGAAATCGGATCCGTCTTCCCCAATGGTGAAAATAAAATTTTACCCATCCTCATATCTCCTTATAAAACTAAAACCTCATTCTCAAACTCGTCTTGCTTTATTCCATAACTATGTATTTCGCCTTGACCATTTATTTTGTATATTCTAATATTATCGTTTTCTTTCGCAAATTTTTCAATATCACACAACAATTTTTGATATTGCCTCTCTGATAATCTACTTTCAAAAGCAGATTTTTGTACACGAAAGCCGTATCCCTCCAAAAGTTTTACCAACTTGTTTCTTCTATTGTTTTCAATTATATCGTAAATTACAAGCACAAAACTTTTTTGTTCCATTTCTGGAACCAGCGTATTGAAAATAAAATTTTCATAATATCTTTTCATAATATTTCACCTGATCACGATCGGCTTATACCTTGTAACATCATGCTCCATAATCATTTGAACAACTTTTTGAAGCTGATACCGAATTGCTTTACGATAGCTTGTAAATCCTGCTTCTACATCTTCCAAATATTTTGTAGATTCCCGCATTTTTAGTTCATACTTTCTGAGAAAAATCTTCATCGCCTCATAACTAAGAAAAAATCCTCCAGAATCTTCGTCACTCCAAAACTGTTCAGCGGATATTTCCTTTCCAATCACAAGACTTAATACAACCGAATCTACTAAAACAGCTCTCCACTCTTCCATCAAATCACTGGCCAGCGTCGGATGCCTCTCTCTATCTTTATGTATAAAGCCCGCATATGGCGTTAATCCCGCATTCTCAATCTCTCCATATATTTCATACATTAACATTGTATATCCCAAACTTAACATTGAATTAAACGCATCTTGTGGTGGTTGCTTATTTCTGCCCCTAAACCTGAACGCTTCCGGAACTAATTCTGAAAGGCATTTAAAATATTCTCTTGCAATCACTCCTTCATAACCCTTGCATATATCTATCGTTTTAGAACTGGATATTTTTACAACATTCCGCATGATAAAATCAATAGATTTACTAATATCTTTTCCTGTCGTACGCTTATAACGCCTTAATATCGTCACTTGATTTCTTGCCTTTGCCATTAATACATTTCTTGCAAACTCAAGACAAAACTGTGAATCCTCACACAAATGAATCTGCTGTTTCTGCCGAAATATATTGGAATGGCACGTAGATTCCAACCTGCCAAAATAGGCTCCATTTCTCGAAAAAAAGCTTACTGGAATTCCCCTTTTCAAGCATTCTTGTACGCAGGGTGTTGTCAGATTATTATTGCCAAATAATGCAATCGTCTCCAGTGTTTCTCGAGGAACTTTAGTAATGCTTCCATCTCTGTGCGTTACCTTAAAGTATCCTCCCTCCACTCCGATGACAGCACCATTCTCACATAAATATAGATAACTCATAACATATCTTCGCCTTTCAAGTTATATATACATTTCACTGATTCTATTTTCTCTACCATAAACTTTATATGTATCAAAACGATCTTTACATCTCTTATGCACATACCACACAAAACTAATGCCTGTATCTTATAATGCCATCCCCTTTCGGGGCTATCTCTTCCTTAACTATGGAAGAAAAAAGGATACGTTACGGAAGCATAGCGTTTCCGTCCCCTCTCGGGGGTATCTCTTCCTTAACCTGTCTCGATAAGAATATTAAAGATAGGACCTGACGTTTCCGTCCCCTCTCGGGGTTAGCTCTTC
This window of the Massilistercora timonensis genome carries:
- a CDS encoding DDE-type integrase/transposase/recombinase is translated as MLTKTKMQEIQDLKLQGYTKADIIRYYEAQGRKPPSRPTISKYYDMDVLPDDPGAKLAKPKTFDAEPFHSTIIRILETNSGRSFCMSSVYDVLEEKFIENGAYEKLPGNQQTLRNYIHYLEDSGQIDREPEHRRIYDYVFDTPPGEQMLIDFGEETLSKTTHIHFICLLLRYSRFLCVYAQDHKYNSEEACKAIYHSFCRLGGRPKELVIDQDAVFVASETYGEVIKTRTFEDFCTEQDIRLWVCNKADPESKGPIENSVGFVKKNFFSARKVTCIDDVWRSLPGWLERKNQRIHRSTLRVPKAVYDSVEKSDMRPLLPSVYETSPNTFRTYEIAALPYVLYRSCRYSVPRDYAFKTVRFKVVSGKIHIYDDQLNYICSHNLSERKGSVNQLPEHRKQDSGDWIEIMERLREKWNCYDFQHFINGVKKENPRHISKQLRAIEQFLDSENPDKSLVAQVMKECCQKYRYQFSQFKVVYSLAKAGRELATDDCRAQVPSGSVSYTDLSIYAKAFQERTVRKEAAAR
- the cas2 gene encoding CRISPR-associated endonuclease Cas2 — translated: MKRYYENFIFNTLVPEMEQKSFVLVIYDIIENNRRNKLVKLLEGYGFRVQKSAFESRLSERQYQKLLCDIEKFAKENDNIRIYKINGQGEIHSYGIKQDEFENEVLVL
- a CDS encoding helix-turn-helix domain-containing protein — translated: MNGLKYIRTRCNISLSELAEIIGVTRQDLNSWENGKKDIPEQRREQLASFFGVEKEYFDEISEEKKKYLLEKAMFRYDDHGKETYRYKIPDGVEKSDQVEMCFIGDREISLDEEYILAQRKKQEVLEKIADIIKWTDYAGSIESQVVCINRGCTVYGMINSMMEEMRGMRSHLKMPFFYELVDVWKAMLLAYGLINESDISYLDKKGYYYGEDGEWILWLGEQIKAHWDKEFAFHENHHQNIKRKKGEKRSSDLSKIKKNMSLEERIADAISVGLK
- the cas1 gene encoding CRISPR-associated endonuclease Cas1, encoding MSYLYLCENGAVIGVEGGYFKVTHRDGSITKVPRETLETIALFGNNNLTTPCVQECLKRGIPVSFFSRNGAYFGRLESTCHSNIFRQKQQIHLCEDSQFCLEFARNVLMAKARNQVTILRRYKRTTGKDISKSIDFIMRNVVKISSSKTIDICKGYEGVIAREYFKCLSELVPEAFRFRGRNKQPPQDAFNSMLSLGYTMLMYEIYGEIENAGLTPYAGFIHKDRERHPTLASDLMEEWRAVLVDSVVLSLVIGKEISAEQFWSDEDSGGFFLSYEAMKIFLRKYELKMRESTKYLEDVEAGFTSYRKAIRYQLQKVVQMIMEHDVTRYKPIVIR
- the istB gene encoding IS21-like element helper ATPase IstB, with protein sequence MNREILKSMDTGHIPVQRLTALLETFTLKHAARMLPDLLETADLQDSSRREFLLAVLETEVKGRNERRRKRNYSAAHFPPNIRPLEEFDPEELESGITHAQLSVLKELSWLDNYGNLVFAGPPGLGKTMVACGLGLQAVNSGYTVCFEKMTNLIKILDTAETERAAGFRLKNIKKAQLVIIDEIGYTPISRGQANRFFTFISDTYETSSIIFTTNKEIVDWAEMMGDPVLTTAMLDRILHHAKCYSFRGESYRLKHPDLYPQGETGM